From a region of the Hymenobacter jejuensis genome:
- a CDS encoding efflux RND transporter periplasmic adaptor subunit, with product MNELLLYFFRAHSALRGVGLAVTLLLFTQCGGASPADEAVAEEEVHARAAVTVGRVQPDTVTDVLHLSAVTAYPAKDVLRATTTGYLIAPVPVLGQRVGAGQTVFTLQTKESRTLHLDKLTGDPRLHFSGIIRIPSPRAGVIATVDKLAGDYVQDGEQLGTVYDQTRFGFQLDVPVTQLRYVRTGQHCRITLPDGRVLEGVVAEALPAADVSIQTQRYTIRPVGKVPQLPENLAVTVDLDKTAPQVANTLPREAVLTDETQTNFWVMRLLNDSTAVKVPVKTGPEQNGRVVVLSPKFSPHDRIVLTGNYGLEDTAAVKLTR from the coding sequence ATGAACGAGTTACTTCTTTACTTCTTTCGAGCACATTCAGCCCTAAGAGGAGTTGGTTTGGCGGTGACGTTGCTGCTTTTCACGCAGTGTGGCGGCGCTTCCCCAGCCGACGAAGCCGTTGCCGAGGAAGAAGTGCATGCCCGCGCCGCCGTTACGGTGGGCCGTGTGCAGCCGGACACCGTGACGGACGTGCTACACCTGAGCGCCGTGACGGCCTATCCGGCAAAAGATGTGCTGCGGGCCACCACTACCGGTTACCTCATCGCGCCGGTGCCGGTGCTGGGCCAGCGCGTAGGAGCAGGGCAAACGGTGTTTACCCTGCAAACCAAAGAGTCGCGCACACTGCACCTCGACAAGCTCACCGGCGATCCGCGGCTGCATTTCAGCGGCATTATCCGCATTCCGAGTCCGCGGGCGGGCGTGATCGCTACCGTGGATAAGCTGGCCGGCGACTACGTGCAGGACGGCGAGCAGCTCGGCACCGTGTACGACCAAACCCGGTTCGGCTTTCAGCTCGACGTGCCCGTAACCCAGCTGCGCTACGTGCGCACCGGCCAGCACTGCCGCATCACGCTGCCCGACGGCCGCGTACTGGAAGGCGTAGTGGCCGAAGCCCTGCCCGCCGCCGACGTAAGCATCCAGACCCAGCGCTACACCATCCGGCCCGTCGGGAAGGTGCCGCAGTTGCCTGAAAACCTAGCGGTTACGGTGGATCTCGACAAAACCGCACCGCAAGTAGCCAACACGCTGCCCCGCGAAGCCGTGCTCACCGACGAAACCCAGACCAACTTCTGGGTGATGCGCCTGCTCAACGACAGCACCGCCGTGAAAGTCCCGGTGAAAACCGGTCCCGAGCAAAACGGCCGCGTGGTGGTCCTCAGCCCGAAATTTTCTCCTCACGACCGCATCGTGCTCACCGGCAACTACGGCCTGGAAGACACGGCTGCGGTGAAGCTCACCCGCTAA
- a CDS encoding efflux RND transporter permease subunit: protein MRQSVFQAYKAPIAVLLALGLAMGVLAYKRINVALFPEVTFPKVKVIADNGLQPVDRMMVTVTKPMEDAMKQVPGLTLLRSTTSRGSCEISAYLDWNVDVVRSQQTIESRLNQIRADLPPTTQITVERMNPAILPVMGYTLEAPGRSALELRRLALYTIKPFLSQVDGVSAVQVQGGRTKEFQVELLPDQLAALGLTPNAVSTMLGQTNFVQSNGYLSDYRRLYLTTTDATIHTKDDLENVVLRNDGRRIVRLADVATVRLGEQQEYTRINANGHDAVLISVLRQPDANVVQVSDGVRAKVKSLQGGLPKGITLRPYYDQADFVAEVVRSVQDSLWIGLALALAVTALFLRSWRASLTILLTIPLALAFTIAVLYFGLGYSFNIMTLGALAAAIGLMIDDAVVMVEQLHRVGEEHPTASTSEIVARSVQHLLPALIGSSLSTIVIFLPFALLGGVAGAYFKVLATTMVVALICSFLVAWLGLPVLYLLLTSLGIRQPKETRTKDRLDQPEPFPKPLPALLVPDAAGHLVDEAADPGLIDAAHHEIPWVRSVIRHPAYSVVGVIVLVGLMWFIIPRLATGFLPEMDEGSIVLDYESPPGTSLEETDRMLRASEKLILQVPEVASYTRRTGTQMGFFITEPNSGDFLISLKTNRDRTTDEVIDDIRQRIESSQPALIIDFGQVIGDMLGDLMSTVQPIEIKVFGPDATRRYALARQVADIVEHTDGTADVYNGILRVGPSIDVRPDPRRLAQFGITGTDFQSQLQTQLEGVVAGDVLEGEQLLNIRLRYPRATTASLQEVRQQPIFLPNGGRRRLSDLADVSVTSGGAELERENLQAMTAVTARLNGRDLGSAMSDIRQKLDRQLNLSPGYFIQYGGSYAEQQQSFQELLTILISACLLVFAVGLFLFRDLKAAALILLVAVLGPAGGSLALYLTGTPLNVGSYTGLIMVVGIIGENAIFTFQQFNDARRDAPIEQAIGYAIAARLRPKLMTALSAIAALLPLALGIGAGAQLHQPLAIAVIGGLLLALPLLLVVLPSLLRIAYSRKEKAAPAVAVA from the coding sequence ATGCGCCAATCTGTCTTTCAAGCGTACAAAGCCCCGATTGCCGTGTTGCTGGCGCTGGGGCTGGCAATGGGCGTGTTGGCCTACAAGCGCATTAACGTGGCGCTGTTTCCGGAAGTGACGTTTCCGAAGGTAAAAGTAATTGCCGATAACGGTCTGCAACCCGTTGATAGAATGATGGTTACGGTGACCAAGCCCATGGAAGATGCCATGAAGCAGGTGCCGGGCCTCACGCTGCTACGCTCGACCACGAGTCGCGGCAGCTGCGAAATTTCGGCCTACCTCGACTGGAACGTGGACGTCGTGCGCAGCCAGCAAACCATCGAATCGCGCTTGAATCAGATTCGTGCCGACCTGCCGCCCACCACCCAAATCACCGTCGAGCGCATGAATCCGGCCATTTTGCCGGTGATGGGCTATACCCTGGAAGCGCCGGGCCGCAGCGCCCTGGAGCTACGCCGGCTGGCGCTGTACACCATCAAACCCTTTCTGTCTCAGGTAGATGGTGTGTCGGCGGTGCAGGTGCAGGGCGGACGCACCAAGGAGTTTCAGGTGGAGCTGCTGCCCGACCAGCTAGCGGCCTTGGGCCTGACGCCCAACGCCGTGAGTACCATGCTTGGGCAGACCAACTTCGTGCAGTCGAACGGCTATCTGTCCGACTACCGCCGCCTCTATCTGACCACCACCGACGCTACCATCCACACCAAAGACGACCTCGAAAACGTGGTTCTGCGCAACGACGGCCGCCGCATCGTGCGTCTGGCCGACGTGGCCACCGTGCGCCTCGGCGAGCAGCAGGAATACACCCGCATCAACGCCAACGGCCACGATGCGGTGCTGATTTCAGTGTTGCGCCAGCCCGACGCCAACGTGGTGCAGGTGTCCGACGGGGTGCGCGCCAAGGTGAAAAGCCTGCAAGGCGGCCTGCCCAAAGGTATTACGCTGCGGCCCTACTACGACCAGGCCGATTTTGTGGCGGAAGTAGTGCGCTCCGTGCAGGATTCACTCTGGATAGGCCTGGCGCTTGCCTTGGCCGTTACGGCGCTGTTTCTGCGTTCGTGGCGCGCTTCGCTCACCATTTTGCTGACCATTCCGCTGGCGCTGGCTTTTACCATTGCGGTGCTGTATTTCGGGCTGGGCTATTCCTTTAACATCATGACCCTGGGCGCGTTAGCCGCCGCCATCGGCCTGATGATCGACGATGCGGTGGTGATGGTGGAGCAGCTGCACCGCGTGGGCGAGGAGCATCCCACGGCTTCTACCTCCGAAATCGTGGCCCGCTCAGTGCAGCATTTGCTGCCGGCGCTTATCGGGTCTTCGCTGAGCACCATCGTGATTTTCCTGCCTTTTGCGCTGCTGGGCGGCGTGGCCGGAGCGTACTTTAAAGTGCTGGCTACCACGATGGTAGTTGCCCTTATCTGTTCGTTTTTGGTGGCGTGGCTGGGCTTGCCGGTGCTGTATCTGCTGCTCACCAGCCTAGGCATCCGCCAGCCAAAGGAAACCCGCACCAAAGACCGCCTCGATCAGCCGGAGCCATTTCCTAAGCCATTGCCGGCGCTGCTAGTGCCCGATGCCGCCGGCCACCTGGTCGATGAAGCTGCCGATCCCGGCCTCATCGACGCCGCCCACCACGAGATTCCGTGGGTGCGCTCAGTGATCCGGCACCCAGCCTACAGTGTGGTGGGCGTGATCGTCTTAGTAGGGCTCATGTGGTTTATCATTCCGCGCCTGGCTACTGGTTTTCTGCCCGAAATGGACGAAGGCTCCATTGTGCTCGACTACGAATCGCCGCCGGGCACGTCGCTGGAAGAAACTGACCGAATGCTGCGCGCGTCCGAAAAGCTCATTTTGCAAGTGCCCGAAGTGGCCAGCTACACGCGCCGCACGGGCACGCAAATGGGTTTTTTCATCACCGAACCCAATAGCGGGGACTTCCTGATCAGCCTCAAAACCAACCGCGATCGCACCACCGATGAAGTCATCGATGACATCCGACAGCGCATCGAAAGCTCGCAGCCGGCCCTGATTATTGATTTTGGGCAGGTGATCGGCGACATGCTCGGCGATCTGATGAGCACGGTGCAACCCATTGAGATTAAGGTATTTGGCCCCGATGCCACCCGGCGTTATGCCTTGGCCCGGCAAGTGGCTGATATTGTGGAGCATACGGATGGCACGGCTGATGTGTACAACGGCATCCTGCGCGTAGGGCCATCCATCGACGTGCGGCCTGACCCGCGCCGGCTGGCGCAGTTTGGCATCACCGGCACCGATTTTCAGTCGCAGCTCCAGACCCAGCTCGAAGGCGTAGTGGCCGGCGATGTGCTGGAAGGCGAGCAGCTGCTAAACATTCGGCTGCGCTACCCGCGCGCCACCACGGCCAGCTTGCAGGAAGTACGCCAACAGCCCATTTTCCTGCCCAATGGCGGACGCCGCCGCCTCTCCGACCTGGCCGACGTGAGCGTGACGTCGGGTGGGGCCGAATTGGAGCGGGAAAACCTGCAGGCCATGACCGCCGTGACGGCCCGCCTCAACGGCCGCGACCTGGGCTCGGCAATGAGCGACATTCGCCAGAAGCTCGACCGCCAACTGAACCTGTCACCGGGCTATTTCATTCAGTATGGCGGCAGCTACGCCGAGCAGCAGCAGTCGTTTCAGGAGCTGTTGACCATCCTGATTAGCGCCTGCCTGTTGGTATTTGCGGTGGGGCTATTCCTGTTCCGCGACCTAAAAGCTGCGGCGCTCATCCTGCTGGTGGCGGTGCTGGGCCCGGCCGGGGGTAGTTTGGCGCTTTACCTCACGGGTACGCCCCTGAACGTGGGTTCCTATACCGGCCTGATTATGGTGGTCGGCATCATCGGCGAGAACGCCATTTTCACCTTCCAGCAATTCAACGATGCCCGCCGCGACGCGCCCATCGAGCAGGCCATCGGCTACGCCATCGCAGCCCGTTTGCGCCCCAAGCTCATGACGGCCCTCTCGGCTATTGCGGCCCTGCTGCCGCTGGCTTTGGGCATCGGGGCGGGGGCACAGCTGCACCAGCCGCTGGCTATCGCTGTAATTGGCGGCCTGCTGCTGGCGCTGCCATTGCTGTTGGTGGTACTGCCGAGTCTGCTGCGGATTGCTTATAGCCGCAAAGAAAAAGCCGCGCCGGCCGTGGCAGTAGCATAA
- a CDS encoding phosphatase PAP2 family protein — protein sequence MNERLFLFYRKVRGALRGQGPLLALLVLGIAAPWFIFVEVAEDIWESGGFIGDQPILQWLHRQESPALDKLAVALTTVGGPEVMTVIAGVITLSLLVRHYRMQALFFTLSVGGAVVLNVLAKTIFGRPRPALWVSIAPAKFYSFPSGHAMGSAALAAALAFLLWRSPWRWLAGMAGGLFALGVGLSRMYLGVHYPSDVLAGWVCSVGWVAGLHLLFSPDFHQLRTWWRAGVAYWRRPV from the coding sequence ATGAACGAACGCCTGTTTCTGTTTTATCGGAAGGTACGTGGGGCCCTGCGTGGGCAAGGCCCGTTGCTGGCGTTGCTGGTGCTGGGCATCGCGGCACCCTGGTTTATTTTCGTGGAGGTTGCGGAGGACATCTGGGAAAGCGGCGGCTTTATCGGCGACCAGCCCATTTTGCAGTGGCTGCACCGGCAGGAAAGCCCGGCGCTCGATAAGCTTGCCGTGGCGCTTACCACCGTAGGCGGCCCTGAGGTCATGACCGTCATCGCCGGGGTTATTACGCTGAGCTTGCTGGTGCGGCACTACCGCATGCAGGCGCTGTTTTTCACCCTGTCGGTGGGCGGCGCGGTGGTGCTGAACGTACTGGCCAAGACGATTTTCGGCCGGCCGCGCCCGGCGTTGTGGGTATCTATTGCCCCGGCCAAGTTCTACAGCTTTCCTAGTGGCCACGCCATGGGCTCAGCGGCGCTTGCGGCGGCCTTGGCGTTTCTGCTCTGGCGAAGTCCGTGGCGCTGGCTGGCTGGCATGGCCGGCGGTCTGTTTGCGTTGGGCGTGGGCCTTTCGCGCATGTATCTGGGTGTACATTATCCTTCCGATGTGCTGGCCGGCTGGGTATGCTCGGTAGGCTGGGTGGCGGGTCTGCACCTGCTGTTCTCGCCCGATTTCCATCAACTGCGCACATGGTGGCGGGCCGGAGTGGCCTATTGGCGCCGACCTGTGTAA
- a CDS encoding YncE family protein: MKSFLSFLLLGGCAVAAQAQTKPATASKAASYHLLQTTTVGGEGGWDYLAVDPVAQRLYLSHATQVEVLDLHTHQKAGVISNTPGVHGIAPVPKLGRGYITNGRSNTVTVFDLNTLKETASLPTGTKPDAVFYDEYSGRVFVFNNGGASATVIDAATDKVVGTVALGGAPEAGVSDGKGQVFVNLEDTNEIVVFDAKTLAVKHRWSVAPGEEPSGLAFDRAHHRLFSVCGNGKAIVLDSESGKVVAQVPIGKGVDGAVFDEAAQAAITSNGEGTLTVIHEDSPARFRTETIASARGARTIAIDPTTHHLFLSTAQYGATPAPTTETPRPRPSIVPGTFQVLEFGR; the protein is encoded by the coding sequence ATGAAATCATTTCTCTCTTTCCTGCTGCTCGGCGGTTGCGCTGTGGCGGCGCAGGCCCAAACCAAGCCTGCTACTGCCAGCAAAGCAGCGAGCTACCACCTGCTCCAGACAACTACTGTGGGCGGCGAAGGCGGCTGGGATTACCTCGCCGTCGACCCGGTGGCGCAGCGGCTTTACCTCTCGCACGCGACGCAAGTAGAGGTGCTCGACCTGCACACCCACCAGAAAGCTGGCGTTATTTCGAATACGCCCGGCGTGCACGGCATTGCGCCGGTGCCGAAGCTGGGCCGCGGCTACATCACCAATGGTCGTAGCAATACGGTCACGGTGTTCGACCTGAACACCCTGAAAGAAACCGCGTCGCTGCCCACCGGCACCAAGCCCGACGCCGTGTTCTACGACGAGTATTCGGGCCGTGTGTTCGTGTTCAACAACGGCGGGGCCAGCGCCACCGTCATCGACGCGGCTACCGATAAAGTAGTAGGCACCGTGGCGCTGGGCGGCGCACCCGAAGCGGGCGTTTCCGATGGCAAAGGCCAAGTATTTGTTAATCTGGAAGATACCAACGAGATCGTGGTTTTCGACGCCAAAACGCTGGCCGTGAAGCACCGCTGGTCGGTGGCGCCGGGCGAGGAGCCCAGCGGTCTGGCCTTCGACCGGGCGCATCACCGCCTGTTCAGCGTTTGTGGCAACGGCAAGGCCATAGTGCTCGATTCGGAGTCGGGCAAGGTGGTAGCGCAGGTTCCCATTGGCAAGGGCGTCGACGGAGCTGTGTTCGATGAGGCCGCGCAGGCGGCCATCACGTCCAACGGCGAAGGCACGCTCACGGTCATTCACGAAGACTCGCCCGCCCGCTTCCGAACCGAAACCATTGCTTCGGCGCGCGGGGCCCGCACCATTGCCATCGACCCCACTACGCACCACCTGTTTCTGAGCACGGCGCAGTACGGAGCCACGCCGGCCCCTACTACCGAAACGCCGCGGCCCCGGCCTAGCATTGTGCCGGGTACGTTTCAGGTTCTGGAATTTGGACGATGA
- a CDS encoding phosphatase PAP2 family protein, protein MNSLWYRFALATTLTVSAIYPVAAQVTPPVSAPADTTHKFENPSGVPSAVKKPWYRGKLVKAAVVPAVMIGYGAYTFNGGGFYTNQQANRDIHKLFPTYHTSLDNILIFVPYAELGLVALSGVESRDDRINTLLVIGKSELIMLASTYAVKFMSHERRPDGSDNLSFPSGHTAQAFLAASIVHTEFRDKSQWYGVGAYTIATGVAALRMINNKHWQSDVVAGAGFGILSAHLGYLTHRNRWGRQPHILEDTSFYPAWQPGGIGLGLTWHPNK, encoded by the coding sequence ATGAACTCCTTATGGTATCGTTTTGCCTTGGCAACGACGCTGACGGTGTCGGCGATTTACCCGGTTGCGGCTCAGGTTACGCCACCCGTTTCTGCGCCGGCGGACACGACGCACAAGTTTGAAAATCCGAGCGGCGTTCCGTCCGCAGTGAAAAAGCCTTGGTACCGGGGAAAGCTGGTCAAAGCCGCCGTCGTGCCGGCCGTGATGATCGGTTACGGAGCGTATACCTTCAACGGGGGCGGTTTTTACACCAATCAACAAGCCAACCGCGACATTCACAAGCTCTTCCCTACTTACCACACCAGCCTCGACAACATCCTGATTTTTGTACCCTACGCCGAATTAGGCCTCGTGGCCCTGTCCGGCGTGGAGTCGCGCGACGACCGCATCAATACGCTATTGGTGATTGGCAAGTCGGAGCTGATTATGCTGGCCAGCACGTATGCCGTCAAATTTATGTCGCATGAGCGGCGGCCCGATGGCTCGGATAATCTCTCGTTTCCGTCGGGCCACACGGCCCAGGCATTTCTGGCCGCCAGCATCGTGCACACGGAGTTCCGCGACAAAAGCCAGTGGTACGGCGTAGGGGCCTACACCATTGCCACCGGCGTGGCCGCCCTGCGCATGATTAATAACAAGCACTGGCAAAGCGATGTGGTGGCCGGCGCGGGCTTTGGCATCCTGTCGGCCCACCTGGGCTACCTGACCCACCGCAACCGCTGGGGACGCCAGCCGCATATTCTGGAAGACACCAGCTTCTACCCTGCTTGGCAACCCGGCGGCATAGGCCTCGGCCTGACGTGGCACCCCAATAAATAA
- a CDS encoding CoA-acylating methylmalonate-semialdehyde dehydrogenase, translated as MEVDVLKYPAVRNYIAGQFVEDAHPRTLDIFSPLSGAVISTVPLSGSEALNQAVEAAKAAFPAWSAMPIKERVQVFYRYKTLLDKHLQELTMLVHEENGKTLDEARAEVEKAIELTEFACSLPQLVAGELLEVSQGVECRAERKPLGVVASIAPFNFPNMVPHWTIPNAIALGNCMILKPSEQVPISAGRIAELLKEAGLPDGVFNVVNGDKEIVEAICDHPDIKAVSFVGSTKIAKVVYQRATSNLKRCVALGGAKNHLLVLPDAHVDMTASNVAASMSGCAGQRCMAGSAMVAVGSVDHIITRLVEEARKIVPGKNLGSVISQQAKERIERYITEAEQAGAKVLLDGRNAVVAGQEDGYYVGPTVIDHVTPDMAIAKEEVFGPVLAIIRAENLDEALDIENSSNYGNAASVFTQSGGLARYVMENASAGMIGVNIGVPVPREPFSFGGWNESKFGACDITGKSSIEFWTQLKKVTTKWNPESRVNWMS; from the coding sequence ATGGAAGTCGACGTTTTGAAATACCCGGCAGTGCGTAATTACATTGCTGGACAATTTGTAGAAGATGCGCACCCGCGCACCCTAGACATCTTCAGCCCCCTCAGCGGCGCCGTTATTTCCACGGTGCCCCTCAGCGGGAGCGAGGCTCTGAACCAAGCCGTGGAAGCCGCCAAAGCCGCTTTTCCCGCGTGGTCGGCGATGCCGATCAAAGAGCGAGTGCAGGTGTTCTATCGATACAAAACGTTGCTCGACAAGCACTTGCAGGAGCTCACAATGTTGGTGCACGAAGAAAACGGCAAGACCCTCGACGAAGCCCGCGCAGAAGTCGAGAAGGCCATCGAGCTGACGGAATTTGCGTGTTCGCTGCCGCAGCTGGTGGCCGGCGAATTGCTGGAAGTCAGCCAGGGCGTGGAGTGCCGGGCCGAGCGCAAGCCGCTGGGTGTGGTAGCGTCTATTGCGCCGTTCAACTTTCCCAACATGGTGCCGCACTGGACCATTCCGAACGCCATTGCCCTAGGCAACTGTATGATTCTCAAGCCTTCCGAGCAAGTGCCGATCAGTGCCGGGCGTATTGCTGAGCTGCTGAAAGAAGCGGGTTTGCCGGATGGCGTATTCAACGTCGTTAACGGCGACAAAGAAATTGTGGAAGCCATCTGCGACCATCCCGATATCAAGGCGGTGTCGTTTGTGGGCTCCACCAAAATCGCCAAGGTGGTCTACCAACGCGCGACTTCCAACCTGAAGCGCTGCGTGGCACTGGGCGGTGCCAAAAACCACCTGCTCGTGCTGCCGGATGCGCACGTCGACATGACGGCCTCCAACGTGGCGGCTTCCATGTCGGGTTGCGCGGGGCAGCGCTGCATGGCCGGTTCGGCGATGGTGGCCGTGGGCTCCGTCGATCATATTATTACGCGGCTGGTAGAAGAAGCCCGCAAAATTGTACCGGGTAAAAACCTGGGCTCCGTGATTAGCCAGCAGGCCAAAGAGCGCATCGAGCGCTACATTACGGAAGCCGAGCAAGCCGGCGCCAAAGTGCTGCTCGACGGCCGCAATGCGGTGGTAGCCGGGCAAGAAGACGGCTATTACGTGGGCCCCACGGTCATCGACCACGTGACGCCCGACATGGCCATTGCCAAGGAAGAAGTGTTCGGGCCAGTGCTGGCCATCATCCGCGCCGAAAATCTCGACGAAGCGCTGGACATTGAAAATTCCTCGAATTATGGCAACGCCGCCTCCGTGTTTACGCAAAGCGGCGGGCTGGCGCGCTACGTGATGGAAAACGCATCGGCCGGCATGATTGGCGTCAACATCGGCGTACCGGTGCCCCGCGAGCCGTTCTCGTTCGGCGGCTGGAACGAGTCGAAGTTTGGCGCCTGCGACATCACCGGCAAAAGCTCCATCGAATTCTGGACGCAGTTGAAGAAGGTCACTACCAAGTGGAACCCGGAGTCGAGGGTTAACTGGATGAGCTGA
- a CDS encoding aminotransferase class III-fold pyridoxal phosphate-dependent enzyme: METSTDIDKEQILHDNLEHTLFSWSKQTGLNPISAERAEGVYVYDRDGKRYLDFSSQLMNVNIGHGNQKVTEAVAAQMQELSYVYPGMITKARGDLGRKLAEITPANLTKAFFTLGGAESIENAIKLARLYTGRHKIVTLYLSFHGASYGAISAGGDPRKLAVDSQAMPGVVHVENPYFYRCPWYSSTPEECAERAAAHMERVIQYEGPGNVAAILMEGESGTSGCIKYPPGYWKRVREICDKHGILLIADEVMSGFGRTGKWFGSDHHGVKVDMMAMAKGITAGYLPLGAVMVDEKIAHSFDDKPLPLGLTYSAHPVSCAAAVAVLDIYEEENLIENAAEMGRYIEQRVAEMAERHPSIGDFRNTGLLGCIELVKNRETKEPMAPWNAAPNQMEVMNQVAAKIRELGMYTFVRWNYIFVAPPLTITKEEVDEGLEIISQAIAIADEHVH; the protein is encoded by the coding sequence ATGGAAACCTCCACTGATATCGATAAAGAGCAGATTCTGCACGACAACCTTGAGCACACGCTTTTCTCGTGGTCGAAGCAGACGGGACTGAACCCCATCAGCGCCGAGCGGGCCGAGGGCGTGTACGTGTACGACCGCGATGGCAAGCGCTACCTCGATTTCTCGTCGCAGCTGATGAACGTGAACATCGGCCACGGCAACCAGAAGGTAACGGAGGCGGTGGCTGCTCAGATGCAGGAACTGAGCTACGTGTACCCGGGCATGATCACCAAGGCCCGCGGCGACCTGGGCAGAAAGCTGGCCGAGATTACGCCCGCCAACCTGACGAAAGCATTTTTCACGCTGGGCGGGGCTGAATCCATTGAAAACGCGATTAAGCTGGCCCGTCTGTACACGGGGCGACACAAAATCGTGACGCTGTATCTGTCATTTCACGGCGCTTCGTACGGGGCCATCAGCGCCGGTGGCGACCCGCGCAAGCTGGCCGTGGACAGCCAGGCCATGCCCGGCGTGGTGCACGTCGAAAACCCGTATTTCTACCGCTGCCCCTGGTACAGCAGCACGCCCGAAGAGTGCGCCGAACGGGCCGCTGCGCACATGGAGCGCGTCATTCAGTACGAGGGCCCTGGCAACGTGGCCGCCATCCTGATGGAAGGGGAGTCGGGCACCTCGGGTTGCATCAAGTACCCGCCCGGCTACTGGAAACGGGTGCGCGAAATCTGTGACAAACACGGCATCCTGCTCATTGCCGACGAGGTAATGAGCGGCTTTGGCCGCACTGGCAAGTGGTTTGGCTCCGACCACCACGGCGTGAAAGTAGACATGATGGCGATGGCCAAAGGCATTACGGCCGGTTATCTGCCGCTGGGGGCCGTGATGGTAGACGAGAAAATCGCGCATTCCTTTGACGATAAGCCGCTGCCGTTGGGCCTGACTTATTCGGCGCATCCGGTTTCGTGCGCTGCTGCCGTGGCCGTGCTGGACATTTACGAGGAGGAAAACCTTATCGAAAACGCCGCCGAAATGGGCCGCTACATTGAACAGCGGGTGGCCGAAATGGCCGAGCGTCACCCCAGCATCGGCGACTTTCGCAACACGGGCCTGCTGGGCTGCATCGAGCTGGTGAAAAACCGCGAAACCAAAGAGCCGATGGCTCCGTGGAATGCCGCCCCCAACCAAATGGAAGTAATGAACCAAGTGGCGGCCAAAATCCGCGAGTTGGGCATGTACACCTTTGTGCGCTGGAATTACATCTTCGTCGCGCCGCCCCTTACCATTACCAAAGAAGAGGTGGATGAAGGCTTAGAAATCATCTCGCAAGCCATCGCCATCGCTGATGAGCACGTGCACTGA